From Drosophila suzukii chromosome 2R, CBGP_Dsuzu_IsoJpt1.0, whole genome shotgun sequence, a single genomic window includes:
- the Amph gene encoding bridging integrator 2 isoform X2, protein MSENRGIMLAKSVQKHAGRAKEKILQNLGKVDCTSDEIFDDHLNNFNRQQASANRLQKEFNNYIRCVRAAQTASKSLMDAVCEIYEPQWTGHEALQAQTGASESLWADFAHKLGDQVLIPLNTYTGQFPEMKKKVEKRNRKLIDYDGQRHSFQNLQANANKRKDDVKLTKGREQLEEARRTYEILNTELHDELPALYDSRILFLVTNLQTLFATENVFHNETAKIYSELEAIVDKLATESQRGSNTLRKQTSNPIKTSSPVQPPVNKLNNANINSNYQNQITTNGGSSLANSPTSTSSSLQEPRFDSVSSTPEPPQESPAAAVAAATPSSPTENGVTTKSVERPELSGLNASAKATTTTQTSPTEEKVVVSEVKPSQTEGATAAAVATAATPAPPATPAQVNGNNNEPSIPKEGGKHPKELPSTTSNAEAAAEAAANNGNSIEEHKQKKLDTDKVVTKSDTDTDTKTSTGTSQKGRPVPVVNRHSVNNLNKNPFEDDDDRIYEVPADANTADLPPGVLYRVKATYGYVKEDVDELSFEIGDLIRVIEYDDPEDQFFIANLQEEGWLMGQKEGTTEKGLFPANFTRPI, encoded by the exons ATTTTACAAAATCTGGGAAAAGTCGACTGCACCTCAGATGAAATTTTCGACGATCACCTGAACAACTTTAACCGCCAACAGGCGAGTGCCAACAGATTACAAAAGGAGTTCAATAACTACATAAGATGTGTTCGAG CTGCACAAACCGCCTCCAAGTCGCTGATGGACGCCGTTTGCGAGATCTACGAGCCACAATGGACCGGCCACGAAGCCCTGCAGGCGCAAACGGGCGCCTCGGAGAGTTTATGGGCGGACTTTGCGCACAAGTTGGGGGATCAAGTCCTCATACCGCTCAACACATACACCGGACAGTTTCCCGAAATGAAG AAAAAAGTCGAGAAGCGCAACCGGAAGCTGATTGACTACGATGGCCAGCGTCACTCGTTCCAGAATCTGCAGGCCAATGCCAACAAGCGCAAAGATGATGTCAAA CTAACCAAAGGACGCGAACAGTTGGAGGAAGCCAGACGCACCTACGAAATCCTAAACACGGAACTCCACGACGAGCTGCCTGCCTTATATGACTCTAGGATACTGTTTCTGGTCACCAACTTGCAGACGCTTTTTGCCACAGAAAATGTTTTCCACAACGAAACGGCCAAG ATTTATTCGGAACTAGAGGCGATCGTCGACAAATTGGCCACAGAATCGCAGCGCGGCTCCAATACGCTACGCAAACAAACAA GCAATCCCATCAAGACATCGAGTCCAGTGCAGCCGCCAGTAAATAAGTTAAACAACGCCAACATCAACAGCAACTATCAGAATCAAATAACCACAAACGGTGGCTCCAGTTTGGCAAACAGCC CGACATCCACCAGCTCGTCGCTGCAAGAGCCTCGATTTGATTCAGTTTCTTCAACACCAGAACCGCCCCAGGAATCCCCAGCAGCAGCGGTAGCAGCAGCCACGCCCAGTAGTCCCACGGAGAACGGGGTAACCACCAAGTCAGTGGAGCGTCCCGAGTTGAGTGGTCTGAATGCGAGTGCCAAGGCAACCACAACCACGCAGACATCGCCCACGGAGGAGAAGGTGGTGGTCAGTGAAGTGAAGCCATCGCAAACTGAAGGAGCCACAGCCGCAGCAGTAGCAACCGCTGCAACACCTGCCCCACCAGCCACACCTGCCCAAGTCAATGGCAACAACAATGAACCCTCGATCCCCAAGGAAGGTGGCAAACACCCGAAGGAACTGCCATCCACCACATCCAATGCGGAAGCTGCTGCCGAGGCGGCGGCCAATAATGGCAATTCCATCGAGGAGCACAAGCAGAAGAAATTAG ATACAGATAAAGTAGTAACCAAatcagatacagatacagatactaaGACCAGCACAGGCACAAGTCAGAAAGGTAGACCAGTACCAGTAGTTAATAGGCACAGCGTAAATAATCTTAATAAGAATCCGTTCGAGGATGACGACGATCGCATCTACGAGGTGCCCGCTG ATGCCAATACCGCCGACTTGCCGCCCGGCGTCCTTTATCGGGTTAAGGCCACCTACGGCTACGTTAAGGAGGATGTGGACGAGCTTAGCTTCGAGATCGGAGACCTTATTCGCGTTATTGAGTACGACGATCCCGAGGATCAG TTCTTTATTGCCAACTTGCAGGAGGAGGGCTGGCTGATGGGTCAGAAGGAGGGCACCACCGAGAAGGGACTCTTCCCCGCCAACTTCACGCGACCCATCTGA